The genomic DNA AAAGAAAGAAGCTTTAGTGCATTTAGCGATGACGATTGTCCGGAATTCTAGAGGGGATAATTTAATGCTAGAATCATTAGCAAAAGAGCGTACGCATAATCTCTTAATGTGGTCTGAGAAATTGGAAATAATTAATGCTGAATGGATTCCAGCCGAACAATACATAAAAAAGAGTGATGAAAAGGGCGGTAATATGAGTAGTAGTTTACGTGAAGGCTTTTTAAAGATAACGAGAGAATATTTGGATGCAAAAACAGAAAAATTTGCAGGACATAAATTAGGATTAACAGTCCGAAATGATATAGCAGCAGAGATTATTCGTTTACCATTTATAAATGAGAAGCAGTACAGTGTGATAGGGTCAGTTGGAAAAGGGAATTGGGCAACAGTTCCGTGGATTGCGCTAATGCATAGAGATATTACAACATCGACACAAAGAGGGTACTATATCGTATATTTATTTAGCGAAGATATGCAACGATTGTATTTGACCATTGGACAAGGTGTGACAGAAACAACTAAAGAAGAGATGCAAAAAATTAAAGAAGAGATTCGCGAGCAAATACATATGTCCCAAAAGGTGAAAAAAGATGATGAGATTTTCCTAGGGACAAGCCCAAAAGCAAAAGGATATGCGAATTCAACAGCGGCTTATATTGCGTATGATGTTAATAAAATGCCAAGTGAAAAAGAGTTAGTAGAGGACCTAGAAGAAATGCTTCGCTATTATGAGGGATTCATAGCTTATAAAGAGGAAGGAACGAAATATGAAATGATTTATGAAAGGAAAGAAGTGTATTTAGATCAACAATCAATTATCGATCATGTGTCTTCTTATATTCAAAGTAAAGGTTTCTTTTATGAGAAAAAGGATCTTATTAATTTCTTCCTTTCATTAAAAACAAAGCCATTTGTAATTTTATCAGGTATTTCAGGTACAGGAAAAACGAAAATTGTGCAGTGGTTTGCAGAGAGTTTAGGGGCTACGGAAGAGAATGGACAATTTACGCTTATTCCGGTTCGACCTGATTGGAGTGATAGCTCTGATTTACTTGGTTATGTGAATCTTCAAGGAGAGTTTCAAGAAAGACCGTTAATTAAAGTTCTTGAAAATGCAGATGCAAATCCAAATAGGCCGTATTTTGTAGTGTTAGACGAGATGAATTTAGCTCGAGTGGAATACTACTTTAGTGACTTTTTAAGTGTAATTGAAAGTCGTAAATGGAAAGGTGGAAAGATTGTTACGTCACCAGTACTTCCAGAATCAATTACGAATAAGCGCATTACGATCCCATCAAATGTATATATTATCGGAACGGTAAATATGGATGAAACGACACATCCGTTAAGTAAGAAAGTATTAGATCGTGCGAATACAATTGAGTTTAATACCGTTAACTTAGATTATTTTAATTTCTTAATGGATGTAGAAGAGAAGGAAGCTGAAGTTGCTTCAAATCGCTCTTTAGAAACCGAGTATCTTCATCTAAAAGAATGCTTTAAAGAAAACGAAGATCTTGTGAGAAATATATCGAACATTTTAATAGAAATAAATAAAACACTTGAATCAGTGGGTGCTCAAGTTGGGTATCGTATACGAGATGAAATTTGTTTCTATATGGCATACAACGAACAAGGAAAGTTATTATCATTCGATGAAGCACTTGATTATCAAATATATCAAAAGATTTTACCGCGTCTTGCAGGAAGTGATGGAAGAACAGAAGAGGTATTAAAGCAGTTGTATGTATTATGTGTAAATGAAGAATATGATAGTGCTAATAATGACGCTGCATATGCTAAATATCCTCGTTCAGCTAACAAGCTGTCTCATATGTTAAGGAGGTTCGAGTATGATGGTTTCACCTCTTTCTGGATCTAATAATGAGATAGAGCTAGTTAAGATTGAAACAGAGGAGCTATCATTGACGATTAAAGGAAATCCTTATCATGAAAAATATGAGAGTTTAAAAGAATATCACGCTATGAACGCAGATGAAATGATGTATTTTCATGTAGATGGGAAGACGGAATCCGTTTCTGTATTTGATGCAAGGTTGCAGGGGCTGGATGAATGGAATGAACATCCACCAATCTTTTTTGAAAATAGAAGTTATCAGCTTGTTGTTGTTCCGAAAAATAACAACAAGCTGTCCTTTTACCATGAACATCCGGGATTTCGAAAGCAAGTTAGTTCCATTCAAATGGGTTCACTTCATGTGTTAATGGGGAATCTTTCTTTTCCGAATGAAGTAGGAAATACAATGTTTGAAATTAAAGATGATCAAGATACTTTACTAACTGTTACATTTGAAGTTTTTCCGGCAAAACTTGATTATAAGGATGATTACAGAGCCTTATTAGATGAAGTAAATGATGAAATTTATAATTTAGCGTTTCATTTACTAAAGAGAACTTACTTAGGAGCATCTGCAATTTACGCCACAAATCCATCGAAGAGTGAGTTTTATCGTATTTTAAATGATTCCTTTGAGCGTTTTATGAAGTCAATCTCTCATATTAAAAGACAACCGCATCACACGCTTATGACTAGACATCAACTAGTACGAGGAGAAAAAATTCGTAAATTGGATTCTGTCGGAATGAACTATTTGCGAAAGAGACCACACTTGCTCCAAGGAGAAAAAAGTATACCGACTAAAGGGATTACAGCTTATAAGGAAGTTTCTTATGATACGCTGGAAAATCGATTTGTTAAATGGATGATTCAAAGAGTCGTACATAAAATAGATGATTTACTTAAGGCGCTAGAGCCAAAGTCTAGATATACACGTGGTGTAACTGATGAAGATTTGCTAGAGCATGTAAAAAATATGAAGTATCGAATGAAAAATGAATTGAACGATCCATTTTGGAGAGGAATCGGAAAATTAGATCGCTCAGTCTTTTCACTCGTTATCCAAATGGCAGCAGGCTATCGAGATGCGTATCAAATCTTCTTAATGCTATCGCGCGGTTTAACATTACGAGGACAAATTTTTAAAATGTCGATAAAAGATGTTGCTAGATTATATGAATACTGGACATATTTAAAACTTGGACAAATTCTATCAAAGAAATATATACCGCTCCATCAAGATGTTATTCAAGTGAAGCAAGACGGTTTATACGTAACGCTTAATGAAAGTAAAACTGCAAAAAGAGCGTTTAAGCATCCAGTTACTGATGAAGTAATAGAGCTTTATTTCCAGAAAAGAAATGGCAGACTACCAACAGTTACACAAAAACCAGATACGATGCTCGCTATTGAGAAAAAGGGAAAGAACTATCAATATCAATACATTTTTGATGCAAAATACCGAATTGATTTTGCTGAAAGATCTCATTATAAAAGGAAGTATGGCACCCCTGGCCCAATGGAAGAAGACATTAACACAATGCACCGCTACAGAGATGCATTAGTAGTGGAACAAGAAGGACCTTTTGAGCGGACAGCTTACGGAGCGTACGTATTATTCCCATGGAATCAAGAGGAAGCGTATGAGAACCACCCGTTTTATAAAAGTATAGAAAAAGTAAATATCGGTGGCTTCCCGTTTTTACCAAACGCAACAAGACTAGTCGAACAATTTCTAGATCATCTCATTGAAAAAAGCCCAGAAGAAATTATAAGAGAAGGCATCCTTCCAAGAGGCACAAAAGAAGAATGGCACTCCTCGCTAGAAGAAAAAGTATTAGTAGGCAGCGTGAAAACTGAAGCCGACTATGAAGCATATAGAAAAGAAGGCTTATACCAGTTACCAGTCACACAGCTAAAACCAGGATGGCAAGAAGCAAAGTACATAGCATTATATGCACCGAAAAAATGGCACGGAGAAAAAGGCGGTATCCAATACGTAGCCAAAATCAAACAAATTCAAATGCAACAAAACGATGATTATGTACATTTCGAACTAGAGCCATGGAAAAAACTAGACCACCTCATCCGCCCAGTAGGATATGGCATTCAAACATACACCATAACAACTATGTCATTATTAAAAGAAGTACAAGAACTCCCAGAACTCTTCATGAAATCAAAAGAAGAACGAATTCTTTGGAAAACGCTGCGTCGTTTTACGAAGCAAGTTAAGGTTGAGCTGGATCATCGTAATTTAGATGAGGCTTCTTCTGTTAAGAGTTATTATGTGGAGGATGTTCAGATTTGGGTTGATTATGAGAGTGGGGTTGTTATGGTGGGGAGAGATGGGCGAGTTAAAGAGGTTCCTTTGGAGTTGGTTGTTGGGAGAGGATCAGTGCTGTTTAGGGAGGTTTTAGAGGTACTAAATGTTAGGGAGTAGTACTTAGATACAAAGGGGATTAAGGAATGGATAAGAGACCAAATTTATTTTCACATGGAGCAAGTGAGTTGTCGCAAGATGTTTTTTATTTGTTGGTTAGCAGAGTGGGCGAACCCAATTTATAAAGGAATTGATGAATGCTTACATGAAGCAGGTATAGGTTTTATTAGAAGAATATATGATCTACATAAAAGATCTTTTCCAGCTGGGATTAAAGAAATTAAGGTTACGAAACAGTTTAAGGAAATTTCGAATGAAGTATTAATAAATACATTTATGCCTTTGTCAATTGGTGAAGAAGAACAACGAATTGTTAAAAAAGCAGAAAAATTATTAAGGAGTAAAAGAAAGCTTGTTTGATACAGTTTCATTATTCAACTTCAATAATGTTGTAAAAACACCCTTTACCTACTAGAATTGAATATATGGTGTAGGGTTTAAGAGCCACCATTTATTTTGAAATAACTGTGAACATTAATATAACAATATTTTTTAATGTTGTATGTGATATTAGGTCGAAGTCACCAGCTACTATTGAGTGGAAATAATAAAAAGAAAGCCTAGACTCCTTATTTAAAAGGGTTCTAGGCTTTCTTTTTGTATTTGTGAATAATTTGCAAAAAAAACGGTTGATTTTAAAAAATAGATTATGAAAGTTTTAATTGAATAAATTGTTTTGCATATTTTCTAGCTATTTTTCACCAATAACAAATGTATAACCTTCTTTGTTATATTGAGCTTTTTTTGATCTATTATATGCCCCACTTCTATAAATATACTGCTGGTTAATAAAATTACATAATTTTACAATAGGCAGGTTCATCCCAATGAATTAACAAATTTAGCTCAGTATTTTACTTTTGCCTGCAGAATTTCTTTTAGGTCTTTCTTTGAAAGCCAAGGTCTTTTTCTATGTAACATTCTATGACAATTAGCACATACTAGAACAATATCTTCTATTTTCGTCTTTGAACCTTCTTTTAATTCAGAAACAGGAATTGTGTGATGAGCTTCAATATAATCTTCACCTAAATCTCCATATTTTTCTGTGTAATCAAATTCACAAATTTCACAGAAAATTTTTCCGTTTTCCTTTTTGAATTGTTCCTTTACAGTTCTAATTAATTTAGAATTTCTTTCTCTATAAATATGTAAACGTAATGTTTGTTTTCCTTCTGGGAAAGAAGAATCTTCTTCTGTAAGATCAATACTTTCTTTTGTTGCCTTATAATTTCTAAGACCCCAGCGACCTTCTCCTTTCTCAGATACAGTGTAGAATAAATCTTCTCCGTTTTGATAATAATCGCTATCGCTTGATTTACTATAAATAACACCTTGTATAGTGTTTTTAAAAGATTTAGTGAGAGTTTTATTACCTCTATTTCTTATTTCTTGGTAAATCTCTTTTAAAGTTGCTTCGCCACCTAGAAATTGCAAGACTTCGACAATTTCATTCTTCCATTTAGGCTCCTCCATAAAATCACTCCTTAAAAATTATATTATTCATATTCTATAACCTAATATTAAAATCCTTTA from Bacillus basilensis includes the following:
- a CDS encoding McrB family protein; its protein translation is MLDQLIIELAKTTKQVEDINGDKTYWIINKGDKGLDVQTKTSSGQYANEEEAPSYFNVSFELLKNAWGKLIAMRTVQSEDFGQVSECNDFLIAFFSQLPFVNVTESGAITFKEFQTDNLPCEQYHKVVGFLEEVINNTYDPKNLSEQTNGNLYRVKSKGRQDLRLLGFLKDNHNINTSLLTEYIEAKSKNDVIRKLVLKQEYFHIVMFVLNLLRVYLRKEKKEALVHLAMTIVRNSRGDNLMLESLAKERTHNLLMWSEKLEIINAEWIPAEQYIKKSDEKGGNMSSSLREGFLKITREYLDAKTEKFAGHKLGLTVRNDIAAEIIRLPFINEKQYSVIGSVGKGNWATVPWIALMHRDITTSTQRGYYIVYLFSEDMQRLYLTIGQGVTETTKEEMQKIKEEIREQIHMSQKVKKDDEIFLGTSPKAKGYANSTAAYIAYDVNKMPSEKELVEDLEEMLRYYEGFIAYKEEGTKYEMIYERKEVYLDQQSIIDHVSSYIQSKGFFYEKKDLINFFLSLKTKPFVILSGISGTGKTKIVQWFAESLGATEENGQFTLIPVRPDWSDSSDLLGYVNLQGEFQERPLIKVLENADANPNRPYFVVLDEMNLARVEYYFSDFLSVIESRKWKGGKIVTSPVLPESITNKRITIPSNVYIIGTVNMDETTHPLSKKVLDRANTIEFNTVNLDYFNFLMDVEEKEAEVASNRSLETEYLHLKECFKENEDLVRNISNILIEINKTLESVGAQVGYRIRDEICFYMAYNEQGKLLSFDEALDYQIYQKILPRLAGSDGRTEEVLKQLYVLCVNEEYDSANNDAAYAKYPRSANKLSHMLRRFEYDGFTSFWI
- a CDS encoding restriction endonuclease-like protein, whose translation is MVSPLSGSNNEIELVKIETEELSLTIKGNPYHEKYESLKEYHAMNADEMMYFHVDGKTESVSVFDARLQGLDEWNEHPPIFFENRSYQLVVVPKNNNKLSFYHEHPGFRKQVSSIQMGSLHVLMGNLSFPNEVGNTMFEIKDDQDTLLTVTFEVFPAKLDYKDDYRALLDEVNDEIYNLAFHLLKRTYLGASAIYATNPSKSEFYRILNDSFERFMKSISHIKRQPHHTLMTRHQLVRGEKIRKLDSVGMNYLRKRPHLLQGEKSIPTKGITAYKEVSYDTLENRFVKWMIQRVVHKIDDLLKALEPKSRYTRGVTDEDLLEHVKNMKYRMKNELNDPFWRGIGKLDRSVFSLVIQMAAGYRDAYQIFLMLSRGLTLRGQIFKMSIKDVARLYEYWTYLKLGQILSKKYIPLHQDVIQVKQDGLYVTLNESKTAKRAFKHPVTDEVIELYFQKRNGRLPTVTQKPDTMLAIEKKGKNYQYQYIFDAKYRIDFAERSHYKRKYGTPGPMEEDINTMHRYRDALVVEQEGPFERTAYGAYVLFPWNQEEAYENHPFYKSIEKVNIGGFPFLPNATRLVEQFLDHLIEKSPEEIIREGILPRGTKEEWHSSLEEKVLVGSVKTEADYEAYRKEGLYQLPVTQLKPGWQEAKYIALYAPKKWHGEKGGIQYVAKIKQIQMQQNDDYVHFELEPWKKLDHLIRPVGYGIQTYTITTMSLLKEVQELPELFMKSKEERILWKTLRRFTKQVKVELDHRNLDEASSVKSYYVEDVQIWVDYESGVVMVGRDGRVKEVPLELVVGRGSVLFREVLEVLNVRE
- a CDS encoding HNH endonuclease gives rise to the protein MEEPKWKNEIVEVLQFLGGEATLKEIYQEIRNRGNKTLTKSFKNTIQGVIYSKSSDSDYYQNGEDLFYTVSEKGEGRWGLRNYKATKESIDLTEEDSSFPEGKQTLRLHIYRERNSKLIRTVKEQFKKENGKIFCEICEFDYTEKYGDLGEDYIEAHHTIPVSELKEGSKTKIEDIVLVCANCHRMLHRKRPWLSKKDLKEILQAKVKY